Proteins from one Desulfonema limicola genomic window:
- a CDS encoding penicillin-binding protein activator LpoB, with amino-acid sequence MKIPKTIIFLSIILICFITVSCQTTTRNISTSEEMHYDEAYDFSDKKKIVDSLVEPLLAQSPLSEDNSKPVIIIYGIANDTSEHINTSGITDDIRLRLLKSGRFRFVNETQRDNIAKETGYQYSGAVDPSTQVALGRQLGAKYMLSGTLRSIEKEEGRGIRVTKKSLRYYSLNLELTDLKTSLITWADSVELAREASRPIIGW; translated from the coding sequence ATGAAAATACCCAAGACAATTATTTTTTTATCCATTATTTTAATTTGTTTTATAACAGTATCATGTCAGACAACCACAAGAAATATTTCAACTAGTGAAGAAATGCACTATGACGAAGCTTATGATTTTTCTGACAAAAAAAAGATTGTAGATTCTTTAGTTGAGCCTCTTCTGGCTCAATCTCCTTTATCAGAAGACAACAGCAAACCTGTTATTATTATTTATGGCATTGCAAATGATACTTCCGAGCATATTAATACCAGCGGTATTACAGATGATATTCGTTTAAGACTTCTTAAATCAGGCCGCTTCCGCTTTGTGAATGAAACCCAGCGTGATAATATTGCAAAGGAAACCGGGTATCAATACAGCGGTGCTGTTGATCCTTCCACCCAGGTTGCTCTGGGACGGCAGTTGGGAGCAAAATACATGCTTTCAGGAACCCTTCGTTCTATTGAAAAAGAAGAAGGCAGAGGCATAAGGGTAACAAAAAAATCCCTTAGATATTACAGCCTGAATCTTGAACTCACAGATTTGAAAACCAGCCTGATTACCTGGGCTGACAGTGTAGAACTCGCAAGGGAAGCCTCAAGACCTATTATCGGCTGGTAA
- a CDS encoding DUF6398 domain-containing protein, with the protein MTKIVKSEKVPKQMLSIFNSIVKLTDKYCKEYLNDEYALMARYAAAALSRKRSSPLVKGRIKTWACAIVYALGQVNFLFDKSQEIYVSATNLCKGFGVATSTASDKAKTIRDLLKMYKMDPNWCLPSKIDQNPMAWTIMYNGFIIDARNLPREIQEIAYQKGLIPYIP; encoded by the coding sequence ATGACAAAGATCGTTAAATCTGAAAAAGTACCTAAACAAATGCTATCAATATTTAATTCTATTGTTAAACTTACTGATAAATACTGTAAAGAATATTTAAACGATGAATATGCTCTTATGGCACGTTATGCAGCTGCTGCCTTATCTAGGAAAAGGTCATCTCCGCTTGTTAAAGGACGTATAAAAACATGGGCATGTGCTATTGTTTATGCTTTGGGACAGGTCAACTTTTTATTTGATAAATCACAGGAAATATATGTAAGTGCAACCAATTTGTGTAAAGGCTTTGGTGTGGCGACAAGTACTGCTTCAGATAAAGCTAAGACTATACGCGACTTGCTGAAAATGTACAAAATGGACCCGAATTGGTGTTTACCAAGTAAAATTGATCAAAATCCAATGGCATGGACAATTATGTATAACGGCTTTATTATTGATGCACGAAATCTTCCAAGAGAGATACAGGAAATAGCTTATCAGAAAGGACTAATTCCTTATATTCCCTAA
- a CDS encoding PAS domain S-box protein yields the protein MTHLDKNMEDSIENFKKYQGIIDSAREIILKFDMNGKITFVNQGAQDISGYFEEELLGMNIADILPPDYLEGLKETLFGKNMAEHAVVDLYEAEFINRELKLIPIEINAAAILDNEKPLDILFIARDITDRKKREIEHIRAAKFELLERFSKGIARNSNRFLNEIINEVDFAYVNSVPDSTIYRSLSDAQKLCKDFQEFIEEIASLSNPGKLIREVSSITKLLTKSFQSALKKSHVLFEFAIQKDLWAASFDYSEMEQVFYSIAVNAAEAMASGGKINISAENIVLQDNEFENIFIPSGEYIKISVKDHGEGVPEKYINKVFDPYFSTKKTNTDQVRGMGLTHVYSIVKKHRGYVSISSKPGIKTIVSIYLPALSKENIQPEITAVKEDMIDKEKRKSLIMGKILLMDDEEIVRDVAGQMLYELGYLVVYAREGSEAVSLYKAAIKDGQPFDAVILDLNVKEGTGGKAAIMELAAIDPDVKGIASSGYSNDPEMKDYKYYGFSGVVGKPYSIWELEETLEKIMTD from the coding sequence ATGACGCATCTTGATAAAAACATGGAAGATTCTATTGAAAATTTTAAGAAATATCAGGGCATTATTGACTCAGCAAGAGAAATTATTTTAAAATTTGACATGAATGGAAAAATAACATTTGTTAATCAGGGCGCACAGGATATTTCAGGATATTTTGAAGAAGAACTTTTGGGTATGAATATTGCCGATATTCTTCCTCCAGATTATCTTGAAGGTTTAAAAGAAACCCTTTTTGGTAAAAATATGGCAGAACATGCTGTAGTCGATCTTTATGAAGCAGAGTTTATTAATCGTGAATTGAAGCTTATACCTATTGAAATAAATGCAGCAGCAATATTAGACAATGAAAAACCTTTAGATATTCTTTTTATAGCCAGGGATATAACAGACCGGAAAAAAAGAGAGATTGAACATATAAGAGCTGCTAAATTCGAACTTCTGGAGCGGTTTTCAAAGGGAATAGCCAGAAATTCAAACAGATTTCTTAATGAAATTATCAATGAAGTTGATTTTGCCTATGTAAATTCAGTGCCTGACAGCACTATTTACAGGAGTTTATCAGATGCTCAAAAACTTTGTAAAGATTTCCAGGAGTTTATTGAAGAAATTGCATCTTTGTCCAATCCTGGAAAACTGATAAGGGAAGTATCTTCCATTACAAAGCTTTTAACAAAATCTTTTCAATCAGCTCTTAAAAAATCACATGTTTTATTTGAATTTGCCATTCAAAAGGATTTATGGGCTGCATCTTTTGATTATTCTGAAATGGAGCAGGTTTTTTATAGTATTGCAGTAAATGCAGCCGAAGCTATGGCTTCAGGCGGAAAGATTAATATAAGTGCAGAAAATATTGTTTTGCAGGATAATGAGTTTGAAAACATATTTATCCCCTCAGGTGAATATATTAAAATCTCGGTTAAAGATCATGGAGAAGGTGTTCCTGAAAAATATATAAACAAAGTTTTTGATCCTTATTTTTCAACCAAAAAGACAAATACAGATCAGGTAAGGGGCATGGGACTTACCCATGTGTATTCAATAGTAAAAAAACACAGGGGATATGTAAGTATAAGCTCAAAGCCGGGAATAAAAACCATTGTTTCCATTTATCTCCCTGCCCTAAGCAAAGAAAATATCCAGCCAGAGATTACAGCCGTTAAAGAAGATATGATTGACAAAGAGAAAAGAAAATCATTGATAATGGGAAAAATACTTTTAATGGATGATGAGGAAATTGTCAGGGATGTTGCAGGCCAGATGCTTTATGAACTGGGTTATCTTGTGGTTTATGCCAGGGAAGGCAGTGAAGCTGTAAGTCTTTATAAAGCAGCTATAAAAGACGGACAGCCCTTTGATGCTGTAATCCTGGATTTAAATGTTAAAGAAGGCACAGGAGGAAAAGCAGCTATAATGGAGCTTGCAGCAATAGATCCTGATGTAAAAGGAATTGCATCAAGCGGATATTCCAATGATCCTGAGATGAAAGATTATAAATATTATGGTTTCAGCGGTGTTGTCGGCAAACCATACAGTATCTGGGAACTGGAAGAGACTTTAGAGAAGATTATGACAGATTGA
- a CDS encoding substrate-binding periplasmic protein: MRKRFIIIIMMIVTVLMPITSIAEELVFVTSIWPPYVIEENGKIEGIDADTVREICKRQGIDGKIQNVPWKRALYLVEKGEADAIFSPKSNEERAAFLFFPKEPLNIEKTVIAAKKGSKISASSLNDFEGKIIGIVRGYVYSPEFDKHPALRKKTCDNDDQMVAMLNQNRLELIVGEEGGIKFIAKKLGFQIETVYILEETPNFVAFSKTKGEKGKSMAENFSQTLIDLKEDGTYEKIRSKYF, from the coding sequence ATGAGAAAACGTTTTATCATAATCATAATGATGATTGTAACTGTTCTGATGCCAATTACTTCAATTGCAGAAGAACTGGTTTTTGTAACAAGTATCTGGCCCCCTTATGTTATTGAGGAAAATGGAAAGATCGAAGGTATTGACGCTGACACTGTCCGTGAAATTTGCAAACGGCAGGGAATTGATGGAAAAATTCAAAATGTTCCCTGGAAAAGAGCACTTTATTTAGTCGAAAAAGGAGAAGCGGATGCCATCTTTTCACCAAAATCTAATGAAGAACGCGCTGCATTTCTTTTTTTTCCAAAAGAGCCTTTGAATATTGAAAAAACAGTAATTGCTGCAAAGAAAGGCAGTAAAATTAGCGCATCTTCACTAAATGACTTTGAAGGGAAAATTATTGGAATAGTAAGAGGTTATGTGTATAGTCCTGAATTTGATAAACATCCTGCACTTAGAAAGAAAACATGTGATAACGATGATCAGATGGTTGCCATGCTCAACCAGAATCGACTTGAATTAATTGTCGGTGAAGAGGGAGGTATAAAATTCATCGCAAAAAAACTGGGTTTTCAGATTGAAACTGTGTATATTCTTGAAGAAACTCCAAATTTTGTAGCTTTTTCCAAAACAAAAGGTGAGAAAGGTAAAAGTATGGCTGAAAATTTTTCTCAGACTCTGATAGATTTAAAAGAAGATGGTACTTATGAGAAGATCAGAAGCAAATATTTTTAA
- a CDS encoding DNA-methyltransferase has translation MKHIRIAENFNINENAVVYHGNCLKLLNQIPDRSMQLIVTSPPYNIGKEYEKKLKLNDYIEQQAEVIKECARTLSEKGSICWQVGNYVDNGAIIPLDTVLYPIFKNLKLVMRNRIIWHFEHGLHCSKRFSGRYEAIIWFTRKTKNYIFNLDPVRVPQKYPAKKYFKGPKAGQYSCNPLGKNPGDIWNIPNVKSNHIEKTEHPCQYPVELIERLVLSMSDEDDWVLDPFLGTGSTVIAAIRHNRRGVGAEVIKKYVDIAAERIKKAIDGSLQTRPMNKPVYDPNKDNNKLTILPYGKNYVRS, from the coding sequence ATGAAACATATAAGAATTGCTGAAAATTTTAATATTAATGAGAATGCAGTAGTGTATCATGGGAATTGTTTAAAATTATTAAATCAGATTCCTGATAGATCCATGCAGCTTATTGTAACATCCCCGCCATATAATATAGGCAAGGAATATGAAAAAAAACTTAAATTAAATGACTATATTGAGCAGCAGGCGGAAGTAATAAAAGAATGCGCCCGTACTCTTTCAGAAAAAGGCAGTATCTGCTGGCAGGTCGGAAACTATGTAGATAACGGAGCAATAATTCCTCTTGATACAGTTCTGTATCCCATATTTAAAAATTTGAAACTGGTTATGCGCAACAGAATCATCTGGCATTTTGAACATGGTCTGCATTGTTCCAAAAGATTTTCAGGTCGTTATGAAGCAATTATATGGTTTACCCGGAAAACAAAAAATTATATTTTCAATCTGGATCCTGTAAGGGTACCTCAGAAATATCCGGCAAAAAAATATTTCAAAGGCCCGAAAGCAGGTCAGTATTCATGCAATCCGCTCGGAAAAAATCCGGGCGATATTTGGAATATTCCAAATGTAAAAAGTAATCATATCGAAAAAACAGAACATCCCTGCCAGTATCCGGTGGAATTGATTGAAAGGCTGGTTTTATCAATGTCAGATGAGGATGACTGGGTTCTTGACCCATTTTTGGGAACCGGAAGTACTGTTATTGCAGCTATCCGCCATAACAGGCGGGGAGTTGGTGCCGAGGTTATAAAAAAATATGTTGATATTGCCGCTGAAAGAATTAAAAAGGCTATTGACGGATCATTACAAACCCGCCCGATGAATAAACCTGTATATGACCCGAATAAAGATAACAATAAACTTACCATACTGCCTTATGGAAAGAACTATGTGAGGTCATAA